One Arachis hypogaea cultivar Tifrunner chromosome 18, arahy.Tifrunner.gnm2.J5K5, whole genome shotgun sequence genomic window, AATTTGCCTTATTTTGTGGAACATGCATAGCTCATATGAATGAGACTCTTGCAGGGCTACTAAACTGGGAATGAAGTTGGAGTGGTTGGAAGATGGGGTGAAAACAATCATGGGTCCAATCCCAGCAGTGAAGTATGATAAGAGCAGAAACCGGAAGATATGGTTCAATAGCATGGTGGCTGCATACACTGGCTGGGAGGATGAAAGGAATGATCCTGTGAAGGCTGTTACCTTTGGTGATGGCCAGCCATTACCCTCTGATGTAGTCTATGATTGTCTCAAACTACTTGAGGAAGAATCTGTTGCTATTCCATGGCAGAAAGGAGATGTTCTCTTGATTGATAATTGGGCTGTTCTTCATTCTCGTAAATCATTCATTCCACCACGCAGGGTGTTAGCTTCGCTTGTTAAATAAGGTTGTATTTTGATATTAGCTATGATGTATCACAATATTCCACTATCTGTGACACCCATTAATGTATTTAATATTTGTAGTCTCACGTCAATATGAAGGTGTATTATTTACCAAGATCCTGGAAAATGGTGGATCAGTATTgcattttaacttaaaaaattgtCAAAAACAATTACGAGATCAGTAGGTAAAAATTGCATTGTTACATATTCCTGCCAAGAAAAAGGATCATCTGTGacaaattataagattaaactCAGGGCAATGGACAAAGGTGTTGAACCACCAACTCCATGACAAGTTGCTGATCCAATGGATATGAGAAAAAAGAaattcttgctttgttaattatCTCCCCAGAATTAGGCCACTGAAAACTTGGCTCTTCCCTGCTAGAGTTGTAAGATGGGGTCATCCTCCACACATTGTTTTGCAAGCATGGCCATCTATGCAAACAACAAACTTGTGGGGTGAAATTTTGAGAAATTACAGTTTTTTGGATCATATTGAGATGAAGAACCTTCAATTTTCTAAGGTAAAAGACAAAATATCCTTAACGGGTCATGAGTACAAGATTGGAAAAAGGAGAAACACACTTACCTTAAATACATTATCATAAGGATACAGATTCATCATGCTAGGACCAATGTTGTCTCTCAGGCTTGAAGTGCTCCTAAGAATGGAAACCATCTGCATTGAGACAACTGCTAATGAAGTTCTAAAAACTAAAGCTGAAAAACAAACACACACCTTGAAATGTCATGTTGTGATTACTGAGGTACACTATCTTTACTTAACAGTTACATCTTACTGAAAGCAGAACTTACAACAGATGCCAATGGAACGTCTGTCAGGATTATTTGTCGCCACACCTTCAGTTTGAATAACGGCCTCCTTCCCTGATATGATCTCAAAAAGAACAACTCCAAATGCGAAGACATCACTCTCAGTCATTGCAAGGCCATCTCCCAAGAATCTGCACAATATTAAGATTTTAAAAGTTGTAATCATTTCAATTCACTTTGAATGATTGTGCCTGTTGAGTGTCTGGATGTAAATTACTTAATTACTCTGGAGCAAGATATCCATATGAAGTAGCAAATTTTCTTGTTGCAGCTTCTCCAACATTTCCTTTAGCTATAAGTTTTGCGAACCCAAAATCTGATATCTAGAAACAAAGAGAGAAGGAGAGATCTGACAATTAGagaaaatcaaaatgaaaaagaaaatcatatggcaTAGAGAAATGTTTTGGTGTTACCTTGCCTCTAAAGGAAGCAGCAAGTAAAATGTTGCTTGTGGTGATATCTTGATGGACATCATGAGCTTTTGCATGCTCATGTATGTATTCAAGGCCCCTAGCAGCATCAAGCGCAATCTGAACCCTGATGATCCAAGAAAGCGGCAAATGACCTGTAACCAAGAACAAAAAATGAAGGATCTTTAACTCTATATTTTAGAGGAATGTTTGTGTGTGAATCATTTTCAATTTGAAGGTGAATTTATATACATGACAAACATCAAAGCATCTTCACGATGTTACCCTTATAAATGGCTTCTGAGTAAACCCATTTGAGCATATTGAGAATCAAGAAAATCTCGTTATCATGACTGGCTGCATAACCGATAAATTCTACCTTGAACGAAGTAAAGAAATGCCAAGCATTTAGCTCCAAAATCAAAGCATATAATTTACTTTGAACAACAGTGAAATTACCAGGATAGCATGATGAACCCTGCACATAGCTTTCAATTCTATCATAGATTCTTTAGTGTGTGCAGTTGTCATCCTTTTGATAGCAACTTCCTAGAAGGATTTACATGCATATCAGAAACAGTATGAAAATCATAACTTCCCTATGAACAGATTTAGTAACCTAGCCACAAACCTGGTCCCTGAATAGACCATAGTAAACAGAACCATCTGTTCTGTGTCCAAGCAGATTTGAATTAGCGAAACCATTAGTTGCGCCAAAAATCTCTTTAGTATGCTAAAACTATAGGCTTCTCCATGCCAAATATATCAGGTCTTGTAGCTGCAGTAACAAATATAAGTTATGCATAGCCTCCTGAACATGTGTATAGTGGAGAATCCAATGTGAGGTTGATTACTTGAAGGTTTTGAAACTGTAATTTGGAGATTGCTGGATTCACCATCGTCTCGCTCCTCGTCCAAAGTACTTTTGCCACACATGTACCCTCCAGAACCACAAAAGAAACTTGGATTCCCATGAATATGTAATTTATGAGATATCTTTCCTTCCTCATCATCTTTTACTTGATTACTTGCTTCAGCAATACATTTTGATGATCTTAGGGTCAGAGTAATACAAGAATAATGCtcaatatgataagaaaaatccAACCATTAAGCCCCCAATGATCCATCCAGAGGCCACATTGTCATTATGATTGACTTGATCAGCTGTAAAAGAAAAAGTGCATCTTTACAATTACTTCACAGACAATCATATTGTATGGttcaaacttcaaacagttaAGATACACAAGTCATTTATTATATCCTTACTTAAACTATACCTGAAAAATTATCAAAAGATGGTGAAGGGACAGGAACTGAAGGAGTGTCATTATTCCAATAATGATGATAAGGCTCTCCAGGAACTGCAATGCAGTAACATGGAATACAAAAATGTTCATTACAtgaatcaatcaaataaaagtgtCTGTTCTATTCATGCATGGCTATTCTATTCTATGCAGTTGAAGGAGAATCACCACTCACTTGAATTGAGAGGTATATAAAACAGACAACCAACAATGACATTATCAGGATTGTCAATGGCATTCACTGCTTCAATGCTATCCCCATCTCTGATTACATAACTCACCAGATAGTTCCAGAGTCCACTTGAGCAGCCACAGAACAACCTCAGTGATATAACAGAAGCAGTTCTTGCCCAGTGATTGGTCTTAGGCAATAGAGCATCCATCACCAAGTCATTGACAAAGCCTCCGTGAATGGATTTCACTCTGAAACTGGTGTTGGATACATAGTTCTTGGTAGCAGCACCATAAGAACAGTTCCAAAttatgtgttattttttatttttgcatatTGCAACATGTTTTTTTATGtgtatgaattatttttttttctcattataTTTCCTAAACGAAGAATTAATTCgtctcaaattttttttgtttggtaaGATAATGGGCCTAAGCTTTAAGTATCGAAATTCTATTTAAGAGTGTGGATGAATTATTATTGCTCATTACTGATCATAAAAGCCCAAAACAAGTAGGAGCTTTAGCAGGCCTTCTTAACCAAATCCAATCACGGAAGCATGATGGGCCGCCTCGTTTATTAAGCCCAGTTTAGGGGATTGGCTAGAACCTCTCTCATTGGGtttatttaactattttaaaaCAATAGATATTGAATCCGAcaagacaccaaaaaaaaaggACATTGAATACGATAAATTTCTTGATGGATAACCGGGTGGGGTGAGGTTCGAGAATAGTGATGGATGAGTGAGTGAGTATAAAAGGCCAAGGTTGTAGGTCATTTGGGTTGGGTTTGTTTATATGGACAGATAGTGagacattaaattattttaatttatcaccaaataaaatataaaaacacaaaattttatatttttattatttatatcttGTTGTCAGTATTTTGTCTTGTTCTAAAAAATAAACACAACATTGGAGCTTGGAGCTTggtaaaactttttcaaaaaatgtttgtcttttaaaaatataaattcctataaaaaaaattatgtgtttatgcttattattttttaaaaataagtatttttaaaaatatttaagataacaaattttaaaaattatataaattaaagaagAACGAAAATCATgtaatattgatttttttttttaaatgtttatatatgtaaaaAAGCCTAAAGTATCATCGGTCATTCAAGGGCTTTTCGTGTTTTGTGATATTGTAAATTAAAGAATTAAGTTGGTAATTTTGATAACAGCACCTACATATAAGAACATGAAAAGAGGACAAGAGCTATGTCCCACTAAAAGGATTTGCCAATTCAAGCGAATCATTCTCAGATCTTCTTTAGTGTAAGCATATACACGTGAAAAAGAAAAGCTACTTTACCCACTCTCCTTGATATATAGTATTATATTACTTTCTCTTTTTCAAAGCATgtgttagttaaaaaaattactaattaaaatttaaatgttatgTTTTAGTTTAACAATTTATTAATCAATTCATATTTGACTcttctaattaattatattttaactaaaatttaataattttagtaattatatataaccaaaaagaaacaactaatttagaaaaaaaaatttaaaaggctAATATTTTCAGTTATAAACGTGAAAAATGTTTAACAATAAAtacattaattatttaaattttaaaatattatgaaaGAAATTGTATACAcaccaaaaaatatttaaaattttaagtgaTGTGACAGGTAAAGATAAACAACTTTGGCAGTCAATATCATACACCTACCGTAACTAAAGTTAGTAGTGAgtcaagttaattaattaattaaacaagtTGGGAAACACTTTAATTACCCATTCATCaactaatattttttactaaaaaaaagaTTAACGAAGAAAGCGAAGGATGAGGTTTTCAGAGGGATTGGTGGTGGAAATTGAGGTTCCACAGCAGAGGAACCTTCACGGCGGAGCTCGATTCCCAGCCGTCGtgactccttcttcttctccttctccatcTCCGCAGCAACTCATAGAATCTCATAAACAGTTGCTGGATTCGCTTCTTGCGGAATCTGGTGCTCTGCTTCTGAGGGGATTCCAGCTGAACACCCCCTCCGACTTCAACGACGTCGTTGAGGCCTTCGGCTACGACGAATTCCGCCTGGCGAGTATCTCCGCACCACGCTCCAAAGTTGTAGGGCGTGTGTACACCGCCAATGAGTCCCCGCCGGAGCAGAACATCGCTTTCCACCACGAGATGGCCCTGGTTCCTGAGTTTCCTTCCAAACTGTTCTTCTTCTGTGAAGTAGAGCCTCAGCCTGGAAGTGGCGGCGAGACTCCAATAGTTCTGAGTAACCTTGTGTACGAAAAGATGAAGAAGGCGCAGCCTGAGTTCGTTGAGCGGTTAGAGAAGCATGGCTTGTTGTACACAAGGTTCTTAGGTGACGACGACGACACTTCTTCTCCAATTGGCCGTGGCTGGAAGTCAAACTTCAACACCACAGACAAAACCCTAGCCCAACAGAGGTAATTACTAATTAACTAGTTTCACTGTTAAACCACTTTTTTAACTTAGCCCGTGACAACAATAAAAACGTTTCACACAATGTGTATTCTGTTGGGTTAAATTTGTGAGCCATAAGACGTTTTTATTGTTGTAGGTTAAGGTAGAAGAGTGGTTTAATATTCACAGTTTTCACTAATTCAGTCattcaaaattgaaattggaaaaaTGCAGGGCGAATGAAATGGGGATGAAGTTGGAATGGTTGGAGGAGGGAGGAGCGAAGATGATAATAGGGCCAGTGGAAGGTGTGAGGTATGATGAGAGGAGGGAATGCAAGGTGTGGTTCCATACTATGGTGGGATGGGATGATCCATCAAAGCCTGTGACCTTCGGTGATGGGCAGCCACTACCGGACGGTGCGGTGAGTGATTGCCTGAGAATAATGGAGGAGGAATGTGTTGCGATTCCATGGAAGAAAGGTGATGTTCTCATCATTG contains:
- the LOC112769237 gene encoding clavaminate synthase-like protein At3g21360, which gives rise to MRFSEGLVVEIEVPQQRNLHGGARFPAVVTPSSSPSPSPQQLIESHKQLLDSLLAESGALLLRGFQLNTPSDFNDVVEAFGYDEFRLASISAPRSKVVGRVYTANESPPEQNIAFHHEMALVPEFPSKLFFFCEVEPQPGSGGETPIVLSNLVYEKMKKAQPEFVERLEKHGLLYTRFLGDDDDTSSPIGRGWKSNFNTTDKTLAQQRANEMGMKLEWLEEGGAKMIIGPVEGVRYDERRECKVWFHTMVGWDDPSKPVTFGDGQPLPDGAVSDCLRIMEEECVAIPWKKGDVLIIDNLAVLHARRPCNTPRRVLASLAS